In a single window of the Neodiprion virginianus isolate iyNeoVirg1 chromosome 1, iyNeoVirg1.1, whole genome shotgun sequence genome:
- the LOC124302971 gene encoding 60S ribosomal protein L24 has product MKIGLCAYSGYKIYPGHGKTMVKVDGKTFTFLNSKCEAAHLMRRNPRKVTWTVLYRRKHKKGQEEEQAKKRTRRTQKFQRAIVGASLTDILAKRNMKPEIRKAQREQAIKVAKEQKKAAKATKKAAAPPKAKAAPKQKATKVQQKAAPRVGGKR; this is encoded by the exons ATGAA GATCGGACTCTGTGCTTACAGTGGGTACAAAATCTACCCTGGCCATGGCAAAACCATGGTCAAAGTTGATGGAAAG ACGTTCACTTTTCTCAACTCGAAATGTGAGGCTGCTCATCTCATGAGGCGTAATCCCAGAAAAGTTACTTGGACCGTTCTTTACAG ACGCAAGCACAAGAAGGGTCAAGAAGAAGAACAGGCCAAGAAGAGGACACGGCGCACTCAGAAATTCCAACGTGCCATTGTTGGTGCTTCTTTAACGGATATTTTGGCCAAGCGTAACATGAAACCAGAGATCAGAAAAGCTCAACGCGAACAGGCTATCAA AGTTGCGAAAGAGCAAAAGAAGGCTGCCAAGGCGACAAAGAAGGCTGCAGCACCCCCCAAAGCAAAGGCTGCGCCTAAACAGAAAGCAACCAAGGTTCAGCAAAAGGCTGCTCCTCGTGTAGGAGGCAAACGATAA